In the genome of uncultured Sphaerochaeta sp., the window GAGACGCTTGGAAACCTCGATGCACCTTGCTTTCGTGTTGGTGAAAATGAGGCAGTTGGCAGGATCTTCCTTCTTCATAAGCTGCAAAAAGAGATGAAACTTCTCAGCCTTGCTGATGTGATAGAGCTCCTGGGTGATTGCCTTTACGGTAATCTCCTCAGGTTGGACCTCAAGCTCGACCGGTTCGTTCATGAACGACCAGGCGAGGTTGCGGACCTTGGTACCCAACGTTGCGGAAAAGAGCATGGTCTGTCGCTCGGTGCAAGGACGGAGCAAGCTGAACATCTTCTGGATGTCCGGGTAGAACCCCATGTCGAAGAGACGGTCAGCCTCATCAACCACAAAGATGTCAAACTCCCGGAAGTCAATCTTGTGCATCTTCTGGTAGTCCAGGATGCGTCCGGGGGTGCACACGAAGATGTCACACCCTTTTTCGATAAGCTCATCCTGTTTTCCATACCCGACGCCACCAAAAAAACACCCTACCGTTATGTTCTCCACCGATTGTGCCAGCTGAAGGGTATCCGCTTCAATCTGAACGGCGAGTTCACGGGTAGGGGCTACGATGAGGGCCTTGGGTTTGCCTTTGCCTGCTTTTTGGGCTGCTACAAATGATTCCAGGATGGTCAACACATACACTGCGGTCTTGCCGCTGCCCGTCTTTGACTGGGCCATGACATCTTTGCGGGAAAGACTGACGGGGAGGACTTTCTCCTGCACCTCGGTACAGTCGGTAAAACCCGCGGCTACGATGCCTTTGAGCACTTGCTCACTTAAGGGTAGTTCAGTAAATTTCATTGGTACTATATATCGCCTTTACAAGAAATAGCTGTTTCCATGGGAAAAAGTGGGCTGCATGAAAGAGCCCTACCCAAATAAGATAGAGGAAAATGCTGGCCTTGTCCACCGTAGGAGCAAAGGTTTCTCAGTCCTGAAGTTCCCAACTGCGCACCAGATCCCTGATCGCCAGTATCTTCGTGAACGGGGCACTGAACGGCTTGCCGTCCAGGGAGGCAAGCGGCATGGCCGCCATGCTGGTGGCACTGAGGAAAGCCTGCCCGTAGGTGCCCATAGCCAGATCCTCAAGGTAGGGAGCCTCATAGACGACACTCAGCCCAAGCTGGACAGCAGCCTTGATCACCCGATCGCGGGTAATGCCCAAGAGCACCTCATCATCGGCAGCTGTGTAGAGACTGTTCTCTTTCAAAGCGAAGAAATTGCTTCGGGTACCTTCAAGAACCCTGCCGGTACGGTCCACCAACAGTGCCTCAAAACACTTCTGACGTTTCGCCTCTTCCACAGCCAGGTAATTGAGCAGCAAGTTGCCGGTCTTGCAGGAAGGGAAGAGCCGCTCGCCGTAGTAGCTGATCGCTCCGACCCCTTGGGTATACTGGGTCTCGGGATAGCTCAGGATTGTGGAAGCAGTCACAAAGAGCTGTGGCTCCTCCCCACCGTAGATCTGGATGCGAAGGCTCGCTTGCCCAATTGCATCAACTTCCATCAGCCGATGAACAGAGTCGGTTATCTGCTCGTGAGTGAACGGATGGACAAGCCCGATACCCTTGCAGGAGTGCTCCAGACGATTGAGATGGTCTTGCAGATGCACCACCTTGCCTTCGATGATCCTCAGGGACTCATAGGTGGAAAACCCGAACTGAACGGCCCTGAGGGTTATGGGTACCACAGCATCCTTGCGTGCGATGACCCTCATGTTATGTATTGCGTGCTCTCCAACCATGTGATTCCTCCTTAGGGATACTTGATCAACTCACGGGGTTTGCTCCCGTTCGGGGGTCCCACGTA includes:
- a CDS encoding aminotransferase class IV; the protein is MVGEHAIHNMRVIARKDAVVPITLRAVQFGFSTYESLRIIEGKVVHLQDHLNRLEHSCKGIGLVHPFTHEQITDSVHRLMEVDAIGQASLRIQIYGGEEPQLFVTASTILSYPETQYTQGVGAISYYGERLFPSCKTGNLLLNYLAVEEAKRQKCFEALLVDRTGRVLEGTRSNFFALKENSLYTAADDEVLLGITRDRVIKAAVQLGLSVVYEAPYLEDLAMGTYGQAFLSATSMAAMPLASLDGKPFSAPFTKILAIRDLVRSWELQD